DNA from Candidatus Neomarinimicrobiota bacterium:
GAACAGGCCCAGCAGGGGCCGCTCATCAGCCTGTACGTCGGCGAGCTCGTGAACCACCTGCACGCCCCGGCTGGCAAGGCCCTTCAGAAGATCGTTCCCGGCGGCATCGGTGGTGAAATACTTTCGGCCACCCCCCAGCAGCACCTCGATGCCGGCCGCCGTCATTTGCCGGGCAATCTCTTCCTGTAAACCGCGGTTGGGCACGTGGGCTGCAAAAGCGGCTGGCGTGGCATCGGTGATGGCAGCGGTGCTCACCAGGCCCGTCACCATCCCCACAGACTCCGCCGCCTCCAGGACGGTCTCCACCCGGTTGCCTGCGGCGTCCATACCGATGACCGCATTGTCGGTCTTATGCCCCGTGGCTAGAGCGGTAGCCGCCGCGCCCGAATCGGTCACGCGCTCCCGCACCGCCGGATGGGTGGTCATGAGCCCCACGTGCTCGAACCGTGCCAGGGGGTAGCGGCTGCCAAAGTAGTAGGCTAGCGTGTGCTGGCCTATGCCCATGCCGTCGGCAATCACGAGAATAAGTGACCTGGCTCGCGTGGGCCCGTCAGGTGCGGCGGCAGCGAGGTCATCGGCGGACACCCGCACCAGCAGCAGGAAGACCACCATCAGCCAGAGCCGGTTGCGCCGTTTTGCGCCGGGAGAGAGTTGCATAATGCCCCTGTCCTGTGTACGGTTATTGGGTCTGTAGCCGCTTCATTTTGGCCCGCCAACGCTCGGTGGGGGTCTCTGCGTCCAGCCCTTCGAAAAGTGAATTCATCCACGAGCCGTACATGGGATTGGGCAGCAAGAACCACGATCGCCCCCAGCGCTGGCTATAACGCTCGGCGGCGGCGGCCCGCTCGGCCCCCACGCCGTTCCCCAGATCAGTGGCGAAGTCGTTGCCGTCATCGCCAAAGATCAGCAGGATGCGGTGCTCCGCCGCTACCGCCCGGCGCCGGGGCCCCTTGTCGCGCACATCTGAGCGGGTGATGACATTGCTGTTGTCATCGCGGACGGGATAGCCGTGCTCCCGCAGTGCCGCGGAGACCAGCGTGTGCAGCGTGTCCCGGTTGTTGGTGACGAAATAGACTGCCACGCCCCGGCTGATCGCGTAACGGCAGAAGTCCAGCGAACCCGGCACGGGCTTGCCACCACCGGTCTGATACCAGTCCCGCCAGGTTGCCAGCGTGTAGCCTCCCCCCGCGGCGATCCTTTCGGCGGTATAGGAGGTGCTTTGCAGCACCGTTTCGTCCACATCCAGCACCACGGCCGGGGGCAGCTGCTCATATCCTGACCCCTGCTCCAGGGCGGCCGTCCAGCTGCGGTCGTCCAGGGCCTGGTCCAGCCTCTCCTGGGCCACGGTATAGGTCTGCGTGGCAAGCGCCCAGTACTCCGCCGACTGCTGCATCCACAGCGCGCCATCCAGGACCGTCGTGGTATGCGCCGGCGGCTCGCCCCCGCCACAGGCGGTCAGCAGGGCCAGGCTGGCGAAGTGCCAGCGCGCCGCAAATGATGTCACCCCATCCCGCACGTCTACCTCCCGGCTGGGATCAATCGACCAGCCTTAAGAATCTGCGTTTGCCCACTTTGAGGATGCCCGTACTGCCGGGCTGCAACACCCGTTCGGTATCGATCACCGCCTCGCCATCCAGTTTCACGGCGCCCTGAGCGATGAGCCGCCGGCCCTCCCCGTTGGAGGCCACCAGTCCGGCATTTTTCAGGACCTGTACCAGAAACATGTTTTTGGCGGCGATGCGATATTCCGGCATGTCTGCGGGCGGCTCGCCCTGGCTGAACAGCGCGTCGAAGGCCTTCCCCGCATGGATCGCCGCCTCACGACCGTGATACAGCGTCACGACCTCCGCCGCCAGCCGCTCCTTGACCGCCTTGGGATTGACGCCCGGCGAGGCCAGCTCCTGGGCAATCGCCGCCAGCTCAGCCGGAGCTGCGGCCGTACAAGCCTCGAAGTAGGGCAGAATCAGCGTATCCGGAATGGACATGAGCTTGCCATACATCTGGTCGGCGGAGTCGGTGAGGGCGATGTCGTTGCCCAGCGACTTGGACATCTTCTCCTTGCCGTCGGTCCCGGCGATAAGGGGGGTCGTGATAATCACCTGCGGCGACTGCCCCATGCCGCGCTGGAAATCCCGCCCCACCAGCAGGTTGAAGGTCTGGTCGGTGCCGCCCAGTTCCACGTCGGCCTCCAGGGCTACCGAGTCGTAGGCCTGTGCCAGGGGGTAGAGCAGTTCGTGGAATGAGATGGGGGTGCCCTCCTTGAGGCGGCGCGTGAAGTCGTCCCGCTCCAGCAGCCGGGCCACGGTGATTTTTGAGGCCAGCCGGATGAGGTCGGCAAAATCCAGTTTGGAGAGCCACTCGGAGTTGTAGACGATCCGCAGGCGCTCGCTGCTCAATACGAGGGTGGCCTGATCGTAATAGCTCTGCCCGTTCTGCCGCGCCTCTTTCAGCGTCAGGGCCGGCCGGGTCTTGTTGCGCCCGGTGGGGTCGCCGATCATGCCGGTGAAATCGCCCACCACCAGGATCGCCTCGTGCCCAAAATCCTGGAATTGACGCAATTTCCGCAGGACAACCGTGTGCCCGAGGTGCAGATCGGGCCTGCTGGGGTCGCAGCCCAGCTTCACCTTCAGCGGATGCCCGGACTTGAGCGACGCCTCCAGCTTCTGCACCAGCTCCTCTTCGGGGATGATCTGCTCGACACCCCGCCGCAGGAGCTCCAGCTGTTCATTCACCGGCGGCATCGTCATCGGTGCCGGGCCCCCCGCCGGCTCTTCATGACCCGCTCCAGCTGCCGCTTGGCATCCCGGTCGGCAAGATCGCGCCGCTTGTCGCGCAGCTGCTTGCCCACGGCTATGGCCAGGTCCACCTTCGCCCAGCCGCCCTTGAAATAGACCGACAGCGGCACCAGCGTCTGGCCCTTGACCTCCACGGCCTTGCGCAATTTGCCCAGTTCACGCCTGCTCAGGAGCAGTTTGCGCTCCCGCAGGGGATCGTGGTCCGCAACACTGGCATGCGAATAGGCCCCGATGTGGATGTCCAGCAGGTAGAGTTCGCTGGCCTGAAAGCGGGCGTAGCCATCGATCAGGCTCACCTTGCCTTCCCGCAATGCTTTGACTTCGGTGCCCAACAGTACCAGGCCCGCTTCGTAGGTCTCGACAATATGGAACTGATGCCGCGCCTTGCGATTGGTGGCCACAATATGCTTTCCTGCGCTCACTCGGGGTGGCAGGAATTTAGACGCGGGGTGGAACCGGCTTCAAGGTTAATCCCCTTGACTGAAGAATCGTACTGCCCGTAAGCTTCCGGTCCGCAGCCTGTAGCTCATAATTCTCAGCGGCAGGCGCCCGGCCCGGGTGGCGGAATTGGTAGACGCGCTAGGTTCAGGGTCTAGTGTCCTTATGGATGTGCTGGTTCGACTCCAGTCCCGGGCACGGCAAAGGCTTCCTATGATCGGAA
Protein-coding regions in this window:
- a CDS encoding tyrosine--tRNA ligase is translated as MTMPPVNEQLELLRRGVEQIIPEEELVQKLEASLKSGHPLKVKLGCDPSRPDLHLGHTVVLRKLRQFQDFGHEAILVVGDFTGMIGDPTGRNKTRPALTLKEARQNGQSYYDQATLVLSSERLRIVYNSEWLSKLDFADLIRLASKITVARLLERDDFTRRLKEGTPISFHELLYPLAQAYDSVALEADVELGGTDQTFNLLVGRDFQRGMGQSPQVIITTPLIAGTDGKEKMSKSLGNDIALTDSADQMYGKLMSIPDTLILPYFEACTAAAPAELAAIAQELASPGVNPKAVKERLAAEVVTLYHGREAAIHAGKAFDALFSQGEPPADMPEYRIAAKNMFLVQVLKNAGLVASNGEGRRLIAQGAVKLDGEAVIDTERVLQPGSTGILKVGKRRFLRLVD
- a CDS encoding alkaline phosphatase gives rise to the protein MQLSPGAKRRNRLWLMVVFLLLVRVSADDLAAAAPDGPTRARSLILVIADGMGIGQHTLAYYFGSRYPLARFEHVGLMTTHPAVRERVTDSGAAATALATGHKTDNAVIGMDAAGNRVETVLEAAESVGMVTGLVSTAAITDATPAAFAAHVPNRGLQEEIARQMTAAGIEVLLGGGRKYFTTDAAGNDLLKGLASRGVQVVHELADVQADERPLLGLFAGGEMPVPPRRTPTLAAMTAVALDRLKGHPQGFFLLIEDEGTDTQSHRNNTAGVLAALDDVMATVETLLDYQATHPEVLLIFTGDHETGGLMLNGKGSRPGQLKWTTHGHTGNFLPIFASGPGSAAFDALLDNTEVGQLLLDFIRQP
- the smpB gene encoding SsrA-binding protein SmpB, translating into MSAGKHIVATNRKARHQFHIVETYEAGLVLLGTEVKALREGKVSLIDGYARFQASELYLLDIHIGAYSHASVADHDPLRERKLLLSRRELGKLRKAVEVKGQTLVPLSVYFKGGWAKVDLAIAVGKQLRDKRRDLADRDAKRQLERVMKSRRGARHR